The Desulfarculaceae bacterium genome window below encodes:
- a CDS encoding diguanylate cyclase response regulator, protein MTDKPAHQEVKPTPASHCWLEVPDLRSVDHETPAHILVVGSGSEDASAIMDILQKLRHRVSTVADWEEALRCLDDDPEFELVICAHDSPGRSGLGLEHYLSEPHLLASLPVLIACQETDLGPMMGLLANGAVDFLSHPINPQELAVRVMRSIIQARTMRLYLRAAHRDPLTGLYNKRVFNELMPREMSRSRRENVPLGLLFADLDHFKQINDNHGHLSGDQTLQVFARRLCMWVREGDLVARYGGEEFVILAPGAGRQGVSILGERIREAMERPITTRAAEFTVTVSLGAAVYEGQDDLKPEEFLEMADEACYRAKRQGRNRMVLAP, encoded by the coding sequence ATGACAGACAAGCCCGCCCACCAAGAAGTGAAACCCACGCCGGCCAGCCATTGCTGGCTGGAGGTTCCGGACCTGAGGTCCGTGGACCATGAGACTCCCGCGCACATTTTGGTGGTGGGTTCCGGTTCCGAGGACGCCTCCGCGATCATGGATATCCTCCAAAAGCTGAGGCACCGGGTGAGCACCGTGGCCGACTGGGAGGAGGCGCTGCGCTGCCTGGATGACGATCCCGAGTTCGAGCTGGTCATCTGCGCCCACGACTCCCCCGGCCGGTCCGGGCTGGGCCTGGAGCACTACCTGTCCGAGCCGCATTTGCTCGCATCCCTGCCGGTGCTGATTGCCTGCCAGGAAACCGATCTGGGGCCCATGATGGGCCTGCTGGCCAACGGGGCGGTGGACTTCCTGAGCCACCCCATAAACCCCCAGGAGCTGGCGGTCAGGGTGATGCGCTCCATCATCCAGGCCCGCACCATGCGCCTGTACCTGAGGGCCGCCCACCGCGACCCCCTCACCGGGCTCTACAACAAGCGGGTGTTCAACGAGCTGATGCCCCGCGAGATGAGCCGTTCCCGGCGCGAAAACGTGCCCCTGGGCCTGCTGTTCGCCGACCTGGACCATTTTAAGCAGATAAACGACAACCACGGCCATCTGTCCGGCGACCAGACCTTGCAGGTCTTTGCCAGGCGGCTGTGCATGTGGGTGCGCGAGGGCGACCTGGTGGCGCGCTACGGCGGCGAGGAGTTCGTGATCCTGGCCCCCGGGGCCGGCCGCCAGGGAGTGAGCATCCTTGGCGAGCGCATCCGCGAGGCCATGGAGCGGCCCATCACCACCCGCGCGGCCGAGTTCACGGTTACCGTGAGCCTGGGCGCGGCGGTATACGAAGGCCAGGACGACCTGAAGCCGGAGGAGTTCCTGGAGATGGCCGACGAGGCCTGCTACCGGGCCAAAAGGCAGGGGCGCAACCGGATGGTCTTGGCGCCCTGA
- a CDS encoding type 1 glutamine amidotransferase, producing MPLDGKSIAVLIEDLFNEFELIYPFYRLQEAGAKVTVVGTQGQHTYHAKSGLGFASHKGIGEVSAAEFDGLVIPGGYAPDFMRRHTATVQLVKDIFGAGKPVGTICHAGWMLASAEVVSGKRCTSFFGIKDDLIHAGADWEDAEVVVDGNLITSRTPDDLPAFMKAFIAAF from the coding sequence ATGCCTCTTGACGGCAAAAGCATCGCGGTGCTTATCGAGGATTTGTTCAATGAATTCGAGCTAATCTACCCCTTCTACCGCCTGCAGGAGGCCGGGGCCAAAGTCACGGTGGTGGGCACCCAGGGGCAGCACACCTATCACGCCAAGAGCGGCCTGGGCTTTGCCAGCCACAAGGGCATCGGCGAGGTGAGCGCGGCCGAGTTCGACGGCCTGGTGATCCCTGGCGGCTACGCCCCGGACTTCATGCGCCGCCATACGGCCACGGTGCAGCTGGTCAAGGACATCTTCGGCGCGGGCAAGCCGGTGGGCACCATCTGCCACGCGGGCTGGATGCTGGCCTCGGCCGAGGTGGTGAGCGGCAAGCGCTGCACCAGCTTCTTCGGCATCAAGGACGACCTGATCCACGCCGGGGCCGACTGGGAAGACGCCGAGGTGGTGGTGGACGGCAACTTGATAACCAGCCGCACTCCGGACGACCTGCCCGCCTTTATGAAGGCCTTCATCGCGGCGTTCTAG
- a CDS encoding cytochrome c family protein: MKYVMLICALLLVMALAVPAVGQDDTMMLSSAEQGLTQRPAVAFSHAKHSELYECTACHHEYDEYFNNTGGDGGKCADCHQVSATAKNPTTLTQAFHQQCKRCHANLLELKAPKTGPIMCGDCHKRGAKLAAKK, translated from the coding sequence ATGAAATATGTGATGCTAATTTGCGCCCTTTTGCTGGTCATGGCCCTGGCCGTGCCGGCCGTGGGCCAGGACGACACCATGATGCTCTCCAGCGCCGAGCAGGGCCTGACCCAGCGCCCGGCGGTGGCGTTCAGCCACGCCAAGCACTCCGAGCTCTACGAGTGCACCGCCTGCCACCACGAGTACGACGAGTACTTCAACAACACCGGCGGCGATGGGGGCAAGTGCGCCGACTGCCACCAGGTCTCGGCCACGGCCAAGAACCCCACCACCCTCACCCAGGCCTTCCACCAGCAGTGCAAGCGCTGCCACGCCAATCTTCTGGAGTTGAAGGCCCCCAAGACCGGGCCCATCATGTGCGGCGACTGCCACAAGCGCGGCGCCAAGCTGGCGGCCAAAAAGTAG
- a CDS encoding 4Fe-4S dicluster domain-containing protein: MLFTWSLHLSLAALLLGLAYKLWSWPRIDIGPACRDIPPLRRLRAGAGGFGRALLSRRGGAMLWALVRDGLFQARSRTHSPLAWIAHLLMFWGMMGLIFLHALGPVLIPDFTATLNPWLFLRDLGGLMLLAGVALVIFRRRKLPLLGRVTRWPDRLALGLLALLVLSGFGLQGLKITSAASYQRMVEEYGLLDEAPDRRALAVYWQEHYGVVFPSGQAAPTPELMARGEELNAESCLDCHARPQWAFASWPLSRALAPLARLGGGALAEQALWHLHYLAAFLALALLPFTKFLHLFTGPLLLMARAGRPRESLSPASLALLRALELDVCTRCGACSAHCSVAPALRHVPNLALLPSEKLAALKALVQRPRPESEAAQATRQGAYICTSCLRCTRLCPVGIDLQDLWLALKEELAALGLGPTTLAVGSQAHAQAEAQRSQEPVVPKANGFQQGLLHSAQADTFRACYCCTTCSVACPVVAQHEEPMKALDLLPHQIMHSLGLGMAQEAMGARMTWHCLTCYRCQEACPMGVRVTDILYELRNLAARDQGQGEAV, encoded by the coding sequence ATGTTGTTCACCTGGAGCCTTCACCTCTCCTTGGCCGCCCTGCTGCTGGGCCTGGCCTACAAACTCTGGTCCTGGCCGCGCATCGACATCGGGCCCGCCTGCCGGGACATTCCGCCCCTGCGCCGCCTGCGGGCCGGAGCCGGGGGATTCGGCCGCGCCCTGCTCAGCCGCCGGGGCGGGGCCATGCTCTGGGCCCTGGTCAGGGACGGCCTGTTCCAGGCCCGCTCCCGGACCCACAGCCCCCTGGCCTGGATCGCCCACTTGCTCATGTTCTGGGGCATGATGGGCCTGATCTTTTTGCACGCCCTGGGCCCCGTGCTCATCCCCGACTTCACCGCCACCCTGAACCCCTGGCTGTTCCTGCGCGACCTGGGTGGGCTCATGCTCCTGGCCGGGGTGGCCCTGGTGATCTTCCGCCGCCGCAAGCTGCCCCTGTTGGGGCGGGTCACCCGCTGGCCGGACCGCCTGGCCCTGGGGCTGTTGGCCTTGCTGGTGCTCTCCGGCTTTGGCCTGCAAGGGCTGAAGATCACCTCGGCGGCCAGCTACCAGCGCATGGTGGAGGAATACGGCCTGCTGGATGAGGCCCCGGACCGCCGGGCCCTGGCCGTCTATTGGCAAGAGCATTACGGCGTGGTCTTCCCCTCCGGCCAGGCGGCGCCCACCCCGGAGCTGATGGCGCGGGGCGAGGAGCTCAACGCCGAGAGCTGCCTGGATTGCCACGCCCGGCCCCAATGGGCCTTTGCGTCCTGGCCCCTGTCGCGGGCCTTGGCCCCCCTGGCCCGCCTGGGTGGCGGCGCCTTGGCCGAGCAGGCGCTGTGGCACCTGCACTATCTGGCCGCCTTCTTGGCCCTGGCTCTGTTGCCTTTTACCAAGTTTTTGCACCTGTTCACCGGGCCCCTGCTGCTCATGGCCCGGGCGGGCCGGCCCCGCGAGTCCCTGAGCCCCGCCTCCCTGGCCCTGCTCCGGGCCTTGGAGCTGGACGTGTGCACCCGTTGCGGGGCTTGCTCGGCCCATTGCTCGGTGGCCCCGGCCCTGCGCCACGTGCCCAACCTGGCCCTGCTGCCCTCGGAAAAGCTGGCCGCCCTCAAAGCCCTGGTCCAAAGGCCGCGCCCCGAGTCCGAGGCGGCCCAGGCCACGCGCCAGGGGGCCTACATCTGCACCAGCTGCCTGCGCTGCACCCGCCTGTGCCCGGTGGGCATCGATCTGCAAGACCTCTGGCTGGCCCTCAAGGAGGAGCTAGCCGCCCTGGGCCTGGGCCCCACCACCCTGGCGGTGGGCAGCCAGGCCCACGCCCAGGCCGAGGCCCAGCGAAGCCAAGAGCCCGTGGTGCCCAAGGCCAACGGCTTTCAGCAGGGGCTGTTGCATTCGGCCCAGGCCGACACCTTCCGCGCCTGCTACTGCTGCACCACTTGCAGCGTGGCCTGCCCGGTGGTGGCCCAGCACGAGGAGCCCATGAAGGCCCTGGACCTCTTGCCCCACCAGATCATGCACAGCCTGGGCCTTGGCATGGCCCAGGAGGCCATGGGCGCGCGCATGACCTGGCATTGCCTCACCTGCTACCGCTGCCAGGAGGCCTGCCCCATGGGAGTCCGAGTGACCGACATTCTTTATGAGCTGAGGAACCTGGCCGCCCGGGATCAGGGGCAGGGGGAGGCGGTGTGA
- a CDS encoding transporter substrate-binding domain-containing protein, whose amino-acid sequence MRGSGSLRKLIVAFAALALLLAWSLPSLAGGDPLTPAQRAWVKKHGPIKVGAFKDYPPFGFVDGQGKVRGMSIDFWRKLSEKIFVPVSFECVGFAEQLKGLKSGRFDSLAGIFDLPSRRKTFDFTKPYYAINTYIWVGPGQPEVQGWAGLKELKVGVVEGDSGQVLAQRNGLSPKAFANYPEVVDALAKDQVQAMVMDELVAAYYLKQRNLEGMVRHSGAAVDGGRMCLPVQKGNAMLLDILNQGVAAISPAEIKAIQKRWLGR is encoded by the coding sequence ATGCGCGGATCAGGCAGCCTCCGGAAACTCATCGTGGCCTTCGCGGCCCTGGCCCTGCTCCTGGCCTGGTCCCTGCCCTCCCTGGCCGGTGGCGACCCCCTGACCCCGGCCCAGCGCGCCTGGGTGAAAAAGCACGGGCCCATCAAGGTGGGCGCGTTCAAGGATTACCCGCCCTTCGGCTTCGTGGACGGCCAGGGCAAGGTGCGGGGCATGTCCATCGACTTCTGGCGCAAGCTTTCTGAAAAGATATTCGTGCCGGTGAGCTTCGAGTGCGTGGGCTTCGCCGAGCAGCTCAAGGGCCTCAAATCCGGCCGCTTCGACTCCCTGGCCGGCATCTTCGACCTGCCTTCCCGGCGCAAGACCTTCGATTTCACCAAGCCCTACTACGCCATCAACACCTACATCTGGGTGGGCCCCGGCCAGCCCGAGGTGCAGGGCTGGGCCGGGCTCAAGGAGCTCAAGGTCGGGGTGGTGGAGGGCGACTCGGGCCAGGTCTTGGCCCAGCGCAACGGCCTTAGCCCCAAGGCCTTTGCCAACTATCCCGAGGTGGTGGACGCGCTGGCCAAGGACCAGGTGCAGGCCATGGTCATGGACGAGCTGGTGGCCGCCTATTACCTGAAGCAGCGCAACCTGGAGGGCATGGTGCGCCACAGCGGCGCGGCGGTGGACGGCGGCCGTATGTGCCTGCCCGTGCAAAAGGGCAACGCCATGCTCCTGGATATCCTGAATCAGGGCGTGGCCGCCATCAGCCCGGCGGAGATCAAGGCCATCCAGAAGCGCTGGCTGGGGCGCTAG
- a CDS encoding diguanylate cyclase — translation MSHIPERRDASGKPGGQSPVVAEFALHEHEAPAHILLVGQDLFPHQNMYLALAQAGHYLIRAADWMQALRIIEERSELELIISNRAASDPVGQGLMHYLAQPHLLASLPVVVVCREPDLHSLQGLLAEETVDFLNTPFSERELVLRVRKSLIQYRTGRQRLHSARRDPLTGLYQQRAFMEMLPREMNRARAAETPLGLLFIDLDRLHEINDSQGHLTGNQVLQVFSRRLCTWVREGDLAARYGGEEFVVLAMGAGLKGIALMGERIRRNMEAAVLTRTGNCVVTVSVGAAVFRGETHLSAEEFVGQADKACHRAKSQGRNRLVLAH, via the coding sequence ATGAGTCATATCCCTGAGCGCAGGGACGCCTCCGGGAAACCGGGGGGCCAGTCTCCTGTGGTGGCGGAGTTCGCCTTGCACGAGCACGAGGCGCCCGCCCATATCCTGCTGGTGGGGCAAGACCTGTTCCCCCACCAGAACATGTACCTGGCCCTGGCCCAGGCGGGTCACTACCTCATCCGGGCGGCCGACTGGATGCAGGCCCTGAGAATCATCGAGGAAAGAAGCGAGCTGGAGCTGATCATCAGCAACCGGGCCGCCTCCGACCCCGTCGGCCAGGGGTTGATGCACTACCTGGCCCAGCCTCATCTGCTCGCCTCCCTGCCTGTGGTCGTGGTGTGCCGCGAGCCGGACCTGCACTCCTTGCAGGGCCTTTTGGCCGAGGAGACCGTCGACTTCCTGAACACCCCCTTCAGCGAACGGGAGCTGGTGCTCCGGGTGCGCAAGTCCCTGATCCAGTACCGCACCGGCCGGCAGCGTCTGCATTCGGCCCGGCGCGACCCCCTCACCGGCCTATATCAGCAGCGCGCCTTCATGGAGATGCTGCCCCGGGAGATGAACCGGGCCCGGGCCGCCGAAACGCCCCTGGGCCTGCTGTTCATTGATTTGGACCGCTTGCATGAGATCAACGACAGCCAGGGGCATCTGACCGGCAACCAGGTGTTGCAGGTCTTTTCCCGCCGCCTGTGCACCTGGGTGCGCGAGGGCGACCTGGCCGCCCGCTACGGCGGGGAGGAGTTCGTGGTGCTGGCCATGGGGGCGGGGCTCAAGGGCATAGCCCTGATGGGCGAGCGCATCCGCCGCAACATGGAGGCCGCGGTGCTCACCCGCACCGGCAACTGCGTCGTCACGGTGAGCGTGGGCGCGGCGGTGTTTCGCGGCGAGACGCACCTGAGCGCCGAGGAGTTCGTGGGCCAGGCGGACAAGGCGTGTCACCGGGCCAAGTCGCAGGGGCGCAACAGATTAGTTTTGGCGCATTAG
- a CDS encoding deoxyribodipyrimidine photolyase has translation MPVKSVRIRAVNDRPVNSAGNYVLYWMIATRRTNYNYALERAAAESRRLGKPLVVLEALRCDYPYASDRLHAFVLQGMAANQKAFKAKGVRYHPYVERAKGQGKGLLAAMAAKACLVVTDDFPSFFLPRMVAAAGAKLKVRLEAVDSCGLLPLCAAGGDHATARAFRSLLQRLLPVHLAEPPQADPLAGELPGAGRLAGEISKKWPAATAALLAAKPEALARLPIDHGVPPAPAKGGHPQALRHLKRFVAEGLADYPEECRQPDSFHGTSHLSPYLHFGHISAHEIFLAVAEHEEWSPARLGKGAGGRREGWWGMSPGAEAFLDQLITWRELCYTFCRFRSDYDQYESLPDWARETLAEHAEDERAYVYGRDWLRRAETHDTLWNASQRQLLTEGAIHNYLRMLWGKNILAWSSSAKQALGAMLELNDRYALDGRDPNSIGGIFWVLGRFDHPWPQRPVFGKVRCMTSRSARAKLRLKEYMARYNGKRGA, from the coding sequence GTGCCCGTAAAGAGTGTGCGCATCAGAGCGGTCAACGACCGCCCAGTTAATTCAGCAGGCAACTATGTCCTCTATTGGATGATCGCCACCCGCCGGACCAACTACAACTATGCCCTGGAGCGCGCGGCCGCCGAGTCCCGCCGCCTGGGCAAGCCGTTGGTGGTGCTGGAGGCCCTGCGCTGCGACTACCCCTATGCCAGCGACCGGCTGCACGCCTTTGTGCTGCAAGGCATGGCCGCCAACCAGAAGGCCTTCAAGGCCAAGGGGGTGCGCTACCACCCCTACGTGGAGCGGGCCAAGGGCCAGGGCAAGGGGCTGTTGGCCGCTATGGCCGCCAAGGCCTGCCTGGTGGTCACCGATGATTTCCCCTCGTTCTTTTTGCCCCGCATGGTGGCGGCCGCCGGGGCCAAGCTCAAGGTGCGCCTGGAGGCGGTGGACTCTTGCGGCCTGTTGCCCCTGTGCGCGGCGGGCGGGGACCACGCCACGGCCCGCGCCTTTCGCAGCCTGTTGCAGCGCCTGCTGCCGGTGCACCTGGCCGAGCCGCCCCAGGCCGACCCCCTGGCCGGGGAGCTGCCCGGCGCGGGCCGCCTGGCCGGGGAGATAAGCAAGAAGTGGCCCGCGGCCACCGCCGCCCTGCTGGCGGCCAAGCCCGAGGCCCTGGCCCGCCTGCCCATCGACCATGGCGTGCCCCCGGCCCCGGCCAAGGGTGGCCATCCCCAGGCCCTGCGCCATTTGAAGCGCTTCGTGGCCGAGGGCCTGGCCGACTACCCCGAGGAATGCCGCCAGCCCGACTCCTTCCACGGCACCAGCCACCTGAGCCCTTATCTGCACTTCGGCCACATCTCGGCCCACGAAATTTTCCTGGCCGTGGCCGAGCATGAAGAGTGGTCGCCCGCCCGCCTGGGCAAGGGCGCGGGAGGCCGCCGCGAAGGCTGGTGGGGCATGAGCCCTGGGGCCGAGGCCTTTCTGGACCAGCTCATCACCTGGCGGGAGCTGTGCTACACCTTCTGCCGCTTCCGCTCGGACTACGACCAGTACGAGTCCTTGCCCGATTGGGCCCGCGAAACCCTGGCCGAGCACGCCGAGGACGAGCGCGCCTACGTCTACGGCCGCGACTGGCTGCGCCGGGCCGAGACCCACGACACCCTGTGGAACGCCTCGCAGCGTCAGCTTCTCACCGAGGGCGCCATTCACAACTACCTGCGCATGCTCTGGGGCAAGAACATCCTGGCCTGGAGCTCCTCGGCCAAGCAGGCCCTGGGAGCCATGCTGGAGCTGAACGACCGCTACGCCCTGGACGGCCGCGACCCCAACAGCATCGGCGGCATCTTCTGGGTGCTGGGCCGCTTCGACCATCCCTGGCCCCAGCGGCCGGTGTTCGGCAAGGTGCGCTGCATGACCAGCCGCAGCGCCCGCGCCAAGCTCAGGCTCAAGGAATACATGGCCCGCTACAACGGGAAGCGCGGCGCATGA
- a CDS encoding DUF523 and DUF1722 domain-containing protein → MGEFARPLVVASRCLGFAPCRWNGEAVHEEFVDKLGPFVTWRPVCPEVEIGLGVPRDPVRVVEAKGCARLVQPATGRDCTPEMEAFVRGYLDALPPVDGFLLKSRSPSCGPLDVKIYSSPKPGASSRRGGGFFGGAVAERFPGLAVEHEGRLNNFILRERWLTRLFTLAEFRALPRNRGLGPLVAFHSRHKLLLMAYNQRRLRLMGPMVANPDQRPAAQVWAAYGQELGLALARSPSAGAVINVLMHAEGYFKKQLNPREKKLFSESLEEYRARKLPLSALLTLLRSWIARFGQDYLAGQSFFAPYPPELSEISDSGKGRDY, encoded by the coding sequence ATGGGGGAATTTGCCCGTCCCCTGGTGGTGGCCAGCCGCTGCCTGGGTTTTGCGCCCTGCCGCTGGAACGGCGAGGCGGTGCACGAGGAATTCGTGGACAAGCTGGGCCCCTTTGTCACCTGGCGCCCGGTGTGCCCGGAGGTGGAGATCGGCCTGGGGGTGCCGCGCGATCCGGTGCGGGTGGTGGAAGCTAAGGGCTGCGCCCGCCTGGTGCAGCCGGCCACGGGCCGCGACTGCACCCCGGAGATGGAGGCCTTTGTGCGGGGCTATCTGGACGCCCTGCCCCCGGTGGACGGGTTCCTCCTGAAAAGCCGCTCGCCCTCCTGCGGGCCTCTGGACGTGAAGATATACTCCAGCCCCAAGCCCGGGGCCTCCTCCCGGCGGGGGGGCGGGTTCTTCGGCGGGGCGGTGGCCGAGCGCTTCCCCGGCCTGGCCGTGGAGCACGAAGGGCGGCTGAACAACTTCATCTTGCGCGAACGCTGGCTGACCCGGCTGTTCACCCTGGCCGAGTTCCGCGCCCTGCCCCGGAACCGGGGCCTGGGGCCCCTGGTGGCCTTTCACAGCCGCCACAAGCTCTTATTGATGGCCTACAACCAGCGCCGCTTGCGCCTCATGGGGCCCATGGTGGCCAACCCGGACCAGCGCCCGGCGGCACAGGTGTGGGCCGCCTACGGCCAGGAGCTGGGCCTGGCCCTGGCCCGCTCGCCCTCGGCCGGGGCGGTGATCAACGTGCTCATGCACGCGGAGGGCTATTTCAAGAAGCAACTCAACCCGCGGGAGAAGAAGCTGTTCAGCGAGAGCCTGGAGGAGTACCGGGCCAGGAAGCTGCCCCTTTCGGCCCTGCTAACCCTGCTGCGCTCCTGGATCGCCCGCTTCGGCCAAGACTACCTGGCCGGGCAGAGCTTCTTCGCGCCCTATCCCCCGGAGCTCAGCGAGATCAGCGACTCGGGCAAGGGCCGGGACTACTAG
- a CDS encoding (Fe-S)-binding protein, giving the protein MSDQSQNAGQEATPAAAPPAPAEAPEAPKPVDVGKIKAILEANDSARMRMWLSICSRCGLCAESCFFYLANNKDPKLSPAYKAINSIGKLYRAKGEVSREFLESLEDVIWGQCTTCKRCSMYCPFGIDIASMIAVARAVCYSQGIVPDGLARTTDNILRTGNQMEMPDEEWIETCNWMAEEYGEEIYGLEIPVDKQGADYMYTVNPREPMYYPQDVGMAAEIFHLAGLDWTVPSTGWDATNLAMFAGNKAVAAIPVKNMYDAAVKLGVGAIVITECGHAFRSAKFEGPYFLGIPGGKPPVPVIHSVELFRDIMRDGKIKLKHKFKHKVTYQDPCNVSRNGGLWDVGRELVNLLCEDFVDMSPNRELNHCCGGGGGYIPMGPPFKKRRMISGKVKADQIKATGADYVIVPCHNCFDQINDLNKEYELGVKVVSFKEIITELMVIPESMIPPEEDEEEALAQEEAMEEVSEEANKEASEVEGN; this is encoded by the coding sequence ATGAGTGATCAGAGCCAAAACGCCGGGCAGGAAGCAACCCCCGCCGCGGCACCCCCCGCTCCGGCCGAGGCCCCCGAGGCCCCCAAGCCGGTGGACGTGGGCAAGATAAAGGCCATCCTGGAGGCCAACGACAGCGCCCGCATGCGCATGTGGCTGAGCATCTGCTCCCGCTGCGGGCTCTGCGCCGAGAGCTGCTTCTTCTACCTGGCCAACAACAAGGACCCCAAGCTGAGCCCGGCCTACAAGGCCATCAACAGCATCGGCAAGCTCTACCGCGCCAAGGGCGAGGTGAGCCGCGAGTTTTTGGAGAGCCTGGAGGACGTGATCTGGGGCCAGTGCACCACCTGCAAGCGCTGCTCCATGTACTGCCCTTTCGGCATCGACATCGCCTCCATGATCGCGGTGGCCCGGGCGGTGTGCTACTCCCAGGGCATCGTGCCCGACGGCCTGGCCCGCACCACGGACAACATCCTGCGCACCGGCAACCAAATGGAGATGCCCGACGAGGAATGGATCGAGACCTGCAACTGGATGGCCGAGGAGTACGGCGAGGAGATCTACGGCCTGGAGATTCCGGTGGACAAACAGGGGGCCGACTACATGTACACGGTCAACCCCCGCGAGCCCATGTACTATCCCCAGGACGTGGGCATGGCCGCCGAAATCTTCCACCTCGCGGGCCTCGACTGGACCGTGCCTTCCACCGGCTGGGACGCCACCAACCTGGCCATGTTCGCGGGCAACAAGGCGGTTGCCGCCATCCCGGTGAAGAACATGTACGACGCGGCGGTGAAGCTGGGGGTGGGCGCCATCGTCATCACCGAGTGCGGCCACGCCTTCCGCTCGGCCAAGTTCGAGGGGCCTTATTTCCTGGGCATCCCCGGGGGCAAGCCGCCGGTGCCGGTGATCCACTCGGTGGAGCTGTTCCGCGACATCATGCGTGACGGTAAGATCAAGCTGAAGCACAAGTTCAAGCACAAGGTGACCTACCAGGACCCCTGCAACGTCAGCCGCAACGGCGGCCTCTGGGACGTGGGGCGCGAGCTGGTCAACCTGCTCTGCGAGGACTTCGTGGACATGAGCCCCAACCGCGAGCTGAACCACTGCTGCGGCGGGGGCGGCGGCTACATCCCCATGGGCCCGCCCTTCAAGAAACGCCGCATGATCTCGGGCAAGGTGAAGGCCGACCAGATCAAGGCCACCGGCGCCGATTACGTAATCGTTCCCTGCCACAACTGCTTCGACCAGATCAACGACCTGAACAAGGAATACGAACTGGGAGTGAAGGTAGTGTCGTTCAAGGAAATCATAACCGAGCTCATGGTCATCCCCGAGAGCATGATTCCGCCCGAGGAGGACGAGGAAGAGGCCCTGGCCCAGGAAGAGGCCATGGAAGAGGTCTCCGAGGAGGCCAACAAGGAGGCCAGCGAGGTCGAAGGCAACTAG
- a CDS encoding tRNA pseudouridine(13) synthase TruD yields MSELPSRQTALPFITPELPGTGGALKASPDHFVVEEIPLYLPEGVGGHLYLRLAREGMTTRQVADGLARLFGLQRGEVGFAGLKDKQARAVQYFSLPLTGIAPDEAAKRVSGELGLEVLEAAPHPNKLKTGHLLGNRFTLLLSGVEPTALEPAQAVAAALAERGVANFYGAQRFGMDGDNAIQGRAALLGRGPRDKWLRKLLLSAWQSALFNAWLTRRLVRGEFAKLIKGDLAKKTDTGGMFTAEDLAVEQPRLDAGAITYTGPMFGKKMRWPNEPAASYEREVLADEEVSEGDLKKARLMGSRRVARLLLEDLAIEPAPQGLSFSFSLPKGSYATVVMREFMKNEAALPGED; encoded by the coding sequence ATGAGCGAGCTGCCCAGCCGGCAAACGGCCCTGCCTTTCATCACCCCGGAGCTGCCCGGCACCGGCGGCGCGCTCAAGGCCTCGCCCGACCATTTCGTGGTGGAGGAGATTCCCCTGTATCTGCCCGAGGGCGTGGGCGGGCATCTCTATTTGCGCCTGGCCCGCGAGGGCATGACCACCCGCCAGGTGGCCGACGGTTTGGCCCGCCTCTTCGGCCTGCAGCGCGGCGAGGTGGGCTTTGCCGGGCTCAAGGACAAGCAGGCCCGCGCGGTGCAGTATTTCTCCCTGCCGCTCACCGGCATCGCGCCGGATGAGGCGGCCAAACGGGTGAGCGGCGAGCTGGGCCTGGAGGTGTTGGAGGCCGCGCCACACCCCAACAAGCTCAAGACCGGCCATTTGCTGGGCAACCGCTTCACCCTGCTACTCAGCGGGGTGGAACCAACGGCCCTGGAGCCCGCCCAGGCGGTGGCCGCCGCCTTGGCCGAGCGCGGGGTGGCCAACTTCTACGGCGCGCAGCGCTTCGGCATGGACGGCGACAATGCCATCCAGGGCCGGGCGGCCCTGCTGGGCCGGGGCCCGCGCGACAAGTGGCTGCGCAAGCTGCTCTTGAGCGCCTGGCAATCGGCCCTGTTCAACGCCTGGCTCACCCGCCGCCTGGTGCGCGGTGAGTTCGCCAAGCTCATCAAGGGCGACCTGGCCAAGAAGACCGACACCGGCGGCATGTTCACCGCCGAGGATCTGGCCGTGGAGCAGCCCCGCCTGGACGCGGGGGCCATCACCTACACCGGACCCATGTTCGGCAAGAAGATGCGCTGGCCCAACGAGCCGGCCGCTTCTTATGAACGGGAGGTCCTGGCCGACGAGGAGGTGAGCGAGGGGGATCTGAAAAAAGCGCGGCTCATGGGCTCGCGCCGCGTGGCCCGCCTGCTGCTGGAAGACCTGGCCATCGAGCCCGCGCCCCAGGGCCTAAGCTTCTCCTTCAGCCTGCCCAAGGGCTCTTACGCCACGGTGGTGATGCGCGAGTTCATGAAGAACGAGGCCGCCCTGCCGGGCGAGGACTAG